Within Thermococcus indicus, the genomic segment ACCTAAGGTTACTAAAAACTCTCCAGAAAACCGAGGGGTGGTAGCCATGGCCGAGATGATAATTCCCTATCCGCAGCTCCAGAAAATCCTCGAGAGAACCTGCGAGTTAGCGGTCATCAAGCCGAGGGCAGAGGAGATGATGGAGATAGTGGAGAAGAAGCTGAGCGACCTCTTTGAGGTGGCCTACGAGAACGCCAAGGCCGAGCGCTCGAGCACGATAAAGATGCGCCACATACCGATTACCAAGGGCTTCAGGAACAGCCTCAACCTCTTCAGGGCCGTCATCGAGGACGAGAAGGTTCAGATTGAGCCCATCAGGAAGTACGTCCTCAAGAAGATACCCGGCGACATCCCGCTTGAGGAGGATGTCGTCAACGAGCTCCCCATCATCGCGGGAACCCTCTTCGTGCTCGTCGGAAGGGTCATCAAGGCCCTCCACCCGGAGATCAAGAACGTTTATCCGGAGCACATCGAGGAAGCTGGGAAGGTTCTGGACTATACGCTTTGATTTCCCTTGTTGTGATATTTTCTTTTAAATACTGTTCACAACGAAAAGTTTATATATTATTAAGCAAGTAATTATTAATGGTGATGCTATGACTCGATTGGCATTGTTCTATTATGCTGGAAAGAAAATTACACCTAAAGAACAAATTGCAGAGTTTATAAAATATTTCGATGGAGTTGTGCTATTGTCCACCGACGAAGGAAAATATTCGGATTTTTCTACGCTCTTGGGTGACATGAAAAAGTTCGTAGCAGAATCCGGTTTGAGGTTTGAAATATGGGTGGAAATTCCATATTATGATGCTACTAAAACACCCAGAACTCTAGAGGATATGAAGGATTGGATAATTAAAGTTGAATCCTCTACTGTGGCTAGGAGGGTAACAGGATACTACTTCAGTCTAGAGGGAGCAGGGG encodes:
- a CDS encoding DUF1931 family protein; protein product: MAEMIIPYPQLQKILERTCELAVIKPRAEEMMEIVEKKLSDLFEVAYENAKAERSSTIKMRHIPITKGFRNSLNLFRAVIEDEKVQIEPIRKYVLKKIPGDIPLEEDVVNELPIIAGTLFVLVGRVIKALHPEIKNVYPEHIEEAGKVLDYTL